The following are from one region of the Paenibacillus bovis genome:
- the serS gene encoding serine--tRNA ligase, which produces MLDIQYIRQNADTLQEIADKKHIRLSIAELLEQHQMRSRTLQETEQLRQQRNALTREISAQIHTSPATAENMKQQVRDINLQLNQLEQQAEQVLEKYNALMAIVPNTVSPDTPDGQSDADNLLLRQTGTPPVFDFVARDHMELGELHDMIDTARGVKVSGSRNYYLKGNGVLLHRAVQQLAFDLLVSKGYTPLEVPMMVHGAAMYHTAFFPLGTDQTFRIDQQDRWLTGTSEVALVSYYQNEIIDLSGGPVRLAAASQSFRSEVGSAGRDVRGLYRVHQFAKVEQVVLCEADPEVSEQILQEITGNAEELLQLLELPYQVVAVCIGDMSQKTYKQYDIETWMPGREAYGETHSSSNLHDFQARRANIRYRTESGELRFCHTLNNTAVASPRILIPLLENHQQEDGSIYIPAALRPYMNGMDLLAAPPVTVN; this is translated from the coding sequence ATGCTGGATATTCAGTACATTCGACAGAACGCCGACACCCTTCAGGAAATTGCCGACAAAAAGCATATCAGGCTGTCTATTGCAGAGCTGCTGGAGCAGCATCAAATGCGCAGCCGTACCCTGCAGGAGACCGAACAGCTGCGGCAGCAGCGCAATGCACTCACCCGTGAAATCAGTGCACAGATCCATACCTCTCCTGCCACCGCCGAAAATATGAAGCAGCAGGTGCGAGATATTAATCTTCAGCTGAATCAGCTGGAACAGCAGGCTGAGCAGGTACTTGAGAAATATAACGCCCTAATGGCGATTGTGCCCAATACCGTATCACCGGACACGCCGGATGGACAATCGGACGCGGACAACCTGCTGCTGCGGCAGACAGGCACGCCCCCGGTGTTTGACTTTGTGGCGAGAGACCATATGGAGCTGGGCGAGCTGCATGATATGATCGATACGGCACGCGGCGTCAAGGTCAGCGGCAGCCGCAATTATTATTTAAAAGGAAATGGTGTACTCCTGCATCGTGCTGTCCAGCAGCTGGCATTTGATCTGCTGGTGAGCAAAGGATACACTCCACTTGAAGTACCGATGATGGTGCATGGTGCAGCCATGTACCATACTGCCTTTTTCCCGCTTGGAACCGATCAGACTTTCCGGATCGATCAGCAAGATCGCTGGCTTACCGGTACTTCCGAGGTTGCTCTTGTATCGTACTACCAGAATGAAATTATCGACCTATCGGGCGGGCCTGTTCGGCTGGCTGCAGCTTCGCAAAGCTTTCGCAGTGAAGTCGGATCAGCAGGCCGGGATGTGCGCGGACTGTATCGGGTACATCAGTTCGCCAAGGTCGAGCAGGTCGTTCTCTGTGAAGCCGATCCGGAAGTATCGGAACAGATTCTTCAGGAGATCACCGGTAATGCAGAAGAACTGCTGCAGCTGCTTGAGCTTCCTTATCAGGTGGTCGCTGTCTGTATTGGCGATATGTCGCAGAAAACTTACAAGCAGTATGATATCGAGACCTGGATGCCTGGAAGGGAAGCTTACGGTGAGACCCATTCTTCGTCGAATCTTCATGATTTTCAGGCACGTCGTGCCAATATACGCTATCGTACAGAGAGCGGAGAACTGCGTTTTTGCCATACACTGAATAACACGGCTGTAGCATCGCCGCGAATCCTGATTCCACTGCTGGAAAATCATCAGCAGGAAGATGGAAGTATCTATATTCCCGCTGCCCTGCGTCCTTATATGAACGGGATGGATCTATTGGCTGCTCCACCGGTCACGGTTAACTGA
- a CDS encoding carbohydrate ABC transporter permease, producing the protein MKAVMSNKSAIALYVLPALLLILIIIYIPLVLTGYYGMMDWKGFAPMKFIGLDNYNKLIHDSMFWKSTYHSVLLGICSTLSLLIYLAVSMVLASRIKGANLFRKIYLIPMLLSSVAIAQLWSKIYDPSNGMINHLLTSMGVQNPPLWLSDPNIVLFAIFVPIVWQYAGFYIIIYYAALKNVPEEVIEAATIDGATPWQVASRIKLPLIAPVFKVTIILALVGSLKYFDLIFVMTGGGPNHASEVMASYMYGEAFSKYNFGYGSAIGFALLLICLLMTWLIRKLTTSGEDVQY; encoded by the coding sequence ATGAAAGCAGTCATGTCCAACAAAAGCGCAATCGCGCTGTATGTACTGCCGGCGCTGCTGCTGATTCTGATTATCATTTATATCCCCCTGGTGCTTACCGGATATTATGGCATGATGGATTGGAAAGGCTTTGCCCCGATGAAGTTTATTGGTCTTGATAATTACAACAAGCTGATCCATGATTCGATGTTCTGGAAAAGTACGTATCATTCCGTACTGCTGGGAATCTGCTCCACGCTCAGCCTGCTGATCTACCTGGCTGTATCCATGGTTTTGGCCAGCCGGATCAAGGGAGCCAATCTGTTCCGCAAAATCTATCTGATTCCCATGCTGCTGTCATCGGTAGCGATAGCCCAGCTATGGTCCAAAATCTACGATCCCTCCAATGGTATGATCAATCATCTGCTGACCAGCATGGGGGTGCAAAATCCACCGCTCTGGTTATCCGATCCGAATATTGTACTGTTTGCTATTTTTGTACCGATTGTATGGCAGTATGCCGGATTTTATATCATTATCTATTATGCCGCTCTCAAAAATGTACCGGAAGAAGTGATCGAAGCAGCAACGATTGATGGAGCCACCCCCTGGCAGGTAGCCAGTCGCATCAAGCTGCCGCTGATTGCTCCGGTATTCAAGGTGACGATTATACTGGCGCTTGTTGGTTCCCTGAAATATTTTGACCTGATTTTTGTGATGACGGGCGGTGGTCCCAATCATGCGAGTGAAGTCATGGCTTCCTATATGTACGGAGAAGCTTTTAGCAAATACAATTTTGGCTATGGCAGTGCTATTGGCTTTGCGTTGCTGCTGATCTGTCTGCTCATGACCTGGCTGATCCGGAAACTGACAACATCAGGTGAAGATGTCCAATACTGA
- a CDS encoding CtsR family transcriptional regulator → MRNISDIIEQYLKRILQEGEGAIEIQRNDLADQFSCVPSQINYVISTRFTLEKGYLVESKRGGGGYIRIRRIELPAHSTIHTHIHESIGQNMSQVAAEGLIYQLLEARLISKREAELMRSVVCRDVISLNLPYRDEVRARMMKAMLISLLGS, encoded by the coding sequence ATGCGTAATATCTCCGACATTATCGAACAATATTTAAAACGGATACTGCAGGAAGGTGAAGGCGCCATAGAGATTCAGCGCAATGATCTGGCTGACCAGTTCTCCTGTGTGCCTTCACAGATCAATTATGTTATCAGCACCCGCTTCACCCTGGAAAAGGGGTACCTCGTTGAAAGCAAGCGGGGCGGCGGCGGCTATATCCGCATACGGCGTATCGAGCTGCCTGCTCATTCGACGATCCATACCCATATTCATGAAAGTATCGGTCAGAATATGAGTCAGGTAGCCGCAGAAGGGCTTATTTATCAGCTATTGGAAGCAAGACTGATTTCCAAGCGCGAAGCCGAACTGATGCGTTCTGTCGTATGCAGGGACGTTATTTCATTGAATCTTCCCTACCGGGATGAAGTCCGTGCCAGGATGATGAAGGCCATGCTGATTTCATTGCTTGGCTCCTGA
- a CDS encoding response regulator transcription factor, translated as MYAKTILIVDDEPRTRQGMKKMLDQWCDGSCRIMIAADGEEAIEIMRKQHVHVLLTDIHMPEMSGLTMLRNIREHGLSPVVILISAYSEFGYAQEAIRLGVVNYLLKPISKTDLIAAVEVALQVEEKQTRAIIVEKVVDNRLVQVNEQSQTATERIRSALYYIDTHLEEELTLKELADHVHLNPSYLSVLFKEQVHLTFSEYVTRQRIQRAKELLISTSLPVGDIAEQSGYRTAKYFIKIFKEIEGVTPSSYRKSIH; from the coding sequence ATGTATGCCAAAACGATTCTGATTGTGGATGATGAACCGCGTACACGGCAGGGAATGAAAAAGATGCTCGATCAGTGGTGTGATGGCAGCTGCCGGATCATGATAGCAGCAGATGGAGAAGAAGCCATTGAAATTATGAGAAAACAGCATGTTCATGTGCTGTTGACTGATATTCATATGCCCGAAATGAGTGGATTAACGATGCTGCGAAATATCCGTGAGCATGGTTTGTCACCGGTCGTTATTTTAATCTCGGCCTATTCGGAGTTCGGTTATGCACAGGAAGCCATCCGGCTCGGAGTAGTAAATTATCTGCTCAAGCCTATCAGTAAAACCGATCTGATTGCTGCTGTAGAGGTGGCACTGCAGGTAGAGGAAAAACAGACAAGGGCTATTATTGTCGAGAAAGTAGTGGATAACCGATTGGTCCAGGTCAATGAGCAAAGTCAGACGGCCACAGAACGAATACGCTCTGCGCTGTATTATATCGATACCCATCTGGAAGAAGAACTCACATTAAAGGAACTGGCTGATCATGTGCATCTTAATCCCAGCTATTTAAGTGTATTGTTCAAAGAACAGGTTCATCTGACGTTTAGCGAGTATGTGACTCGTCAGCGTATTCAGCGTGCCAAAGAATTACTGATTTCTACCAGTCTGCCGGTTGGGGATATCGCGGAGCAATCGGGATATCGTACCGCCAAGTATTTTATAAAAATATTCAAGGAAATAGAAGGTGTGACTCCAAGCAGTTATCGCAAATCGATTCACTAA
- a CDS encoding extracellular solute-binding protein, with translation MEEVVSLNKKKALPIIMVLVVMLSLALSGCTSSDNNASGSQGGSNGQTVIKFMHLWPEGSSNAQYTIVNEIIQDYEKQHPDIKIQTEILGNDQYREKLKVLASSNELPDVGMTWSDGFLKPYVEGQLFTPLDDVIDANLKDTFIPGVKESYAIDGKTYGMPLELNISYIFYNKELFKKYNLQVPKTYSEFKNIVKTLNDNKVIPAAVGNKEGWPGSFWFMYLVDRIGGPTILTDVIQGKRSFDDPAIVQAATEVQNLVDMNTFEKGNSGLSNDEAKGYFMNEQAAMFLTATWELPNYTTSPDVPQAFKDKIGYFKFPLYEGGKGTDINSYVGGPGVGLFVAENSEVKEQAKDFAAFLVKEWGNKSVTDAGVIPATKVDTAGKKLDPMYVEILKDLSSASNVTTYFDTQASPNVAELHHDLIAALFGKQITPQQFVQQTAAALAEESN, from the coding sequence ATGGAGGAGGTAGTTTCATTGAACAAAAAGAAAGCGCTTCCCATTATAATGGTTTTGGTAGTTATGCTGTCTTTGGCTCTCTCCGGCTGCACATCGTCAGATAATAATGCGAGCGGAAGCCAAGGTGGCAGTAATGGACAAACCGTTATCAAATTTATGCATTTGTGGCCGGAGGGCAGCTCTAATGCCCAGTACACTATTGTTAATGAGATTATACAAGATTATGAAAAGCAGCATCCCGATATCAAAATACAGACTGAAATCCTGGGCAATGATCAGTATCGTGAGAAGCTGAAAGTACTGGCTTCTTCCAATGAACTGCCTGATGTAGGCATGACCTGGTCGGATGGATTTCTCAAACCCTATGTAGAAGGACAGCTATTCACGCCGCTGGATGATGTTATTGATGCCAATTTGAAAGATACTTTTATTCCGGGTGTCAAAGAATCTTATGCGATCGATGGCAAAACCTATGGTATGCCGCTGGAATTGAATATTTCTTATATTTTCTACAATAAGGAATTATTCAAAAAGTATAATCTGCAGGTGCCCAAAACGTACAGTGAATTCAAAAATATCGTCAAAACGCTAAATGACAATAAAGTGATTCCAGCTGCAGTCGGCAACAAGGAAGGCTGGCCGGGATCGTTCTGGTTTATGTATCTGGTGGATCGAATTGGCGGGCCAACGATCCTGACAGACGTTATCCAGGGTAAGCGCAGCTTTGACGATCCGGCGATTGTCCAGGCCGCTACAGAAGTACAGAACCTGGTCGATATGAATACATTTGAAAAAGGAAATAGTGGTCTATCCAACGATGAGGCCAAAGGATACTTTATGAACGAGCAAGCAGCCATGTTTTTGACAGCTACCTGGGAGCTGCCTAATTACACGACCAGCCCGGATGTACCACAGGCTTTCAAGGATAAAATCGGTTATTTCAAATTCCCTCTGTATGAAGGTGGGAAAGGAACAGATATTAACAGTTATGTCGGTGGACCCGGTGTAGGGCTATTCGTTGCAGAAAATTCCGAAGTCAAAGAACAAGCCAAAGACTTTGCTGCTTTTCTGGTAAAAGAATGGGGAAATAAATCAGTGACCGATGCAGGTGTTATTCCTGCAACCAAAGTGGACACTGCCGGCAAAAAGCTGGACCCAATGTATGTAGAGATTCTCAAAGACCTGAGCAGTGCTTCCAATGTAACGACCTACTTTGATACCCAGGCCAGCCCTAATGTGGCCGAGCTGCACCATGATCTGATCGCTGCCCTGTTTGGCAAGCAAATTACACCACAGCAGTTTGTTCAGCAGACAGCCGCTGCCCTAGCGGAAGAAAGCAATTAA
- a CDS encoding carbohydrate ABC transporter permease codes for MNEFAAHKRSDTVADTRVKASLGSRLGFGVLYLILGILAVIQIYPLFWLFLFSLKTNQEVFGMSPFALPQQPQWANYPKVWSQGHINLYFFNSVWYTVVAVLLTIILASFVTFAITRMNWKLSKFVLGLFIVGLMIPLHSTLIPLFNFFKHVHLINNPLSVILSYTAFNLPVTIMILLGFYQAIPREIEEAGVMDGCSVHRIFFRIVLPLTTPVLATTAIINMIYNWNEFVFVNTFISSDRWKTLTVGVNNFVGQYLTDWGAIGATLMISILPILIAFLLLSNRIVEGLAAGSVKG; via the coding sequence ATGAATGAGTTTGCCGCACATAAAAGGTCTGATACTGTTGCGGACACCCGGGTCAAAGCATCCTTGGGAAGTCGCCTCGGTTTTGGCGTACTTTATCTGATTCTGGGGATACTGGCTGTGATCCAGATTTATCCGCTATTCTGGCTGTTTTTATTCTCGTTGAAAACGAATCAGGAAGTATTCGGTATGTCCCCGTTTGCCTTACCACAGCAGCCGCAGTGGGCGAATTATCCGAAAGTATGGAGTCAGGGACATATCAATCTTTATTTTTTTAACAGTGTCTGGTATACGGTTGTTGCCGTTCTGCTGACAATCATCCTGGCCAGCTTTGTAACTTTTGCGATTACGAGAATGAACTGGAAGCTGAGCAAGTTCGTGCTGGGATTGTTTATTGTGGGCTTGATGATTCCGCTGCACTCTACATTGATACCTCTGTTCAACTTTTTCAAGCATGTGCATCTGATCAATAATCCGCTGTCGGTTATTTTATCGTACACGGCTTTTAATTTACCGGTTACGATAATGATTTTGCTGGGGTTCTATCAGGCGATTCCGCGTGAAATAGAGGAAGCCGGTGTAATGGATGGCTGCTCGGTACACCGGATCTTTTTCCGGATTGTATTACCGCTGACTACGCCGGTGCTTGCGACTACTGCTATTATTAATATGATTTATAACTGGAACGAATTTGTATTTGTAAATACATTTATCAGCTCGGACCGCTGGAAAACGCTGACTGTAGGCGTCAACAATTTTGTTGGGCAATATTTGACCGACTGGGGAGCGATCGGTGCTACACTGATGATCAGCATTTTGCCTATTCTGATCGCATTTTTGCTGCTGAGCAACCGGATTGTGGAAGGACTGGCTGCCGGTTCGGTTAAAGGCTAA
- a CDS encoding protein arginine kinase — protein MPNLRFTEKPLSEWMKEGGEHSDVVISSRVRIARNLVHHPFPIVASAEQAEQVQGQLIEALESESVQSIGTFEPIILSELDDVDKEVLMEKHLISPSLINESRAGAVLLAEDESVSIMLNEEDHLRIQCLYPGFQLQEAWERASGIDDAFEKAVNYAFDDHRGYMTSCPTNMGTGLRASVMLHLPALAIMNQVGRILSAVSQVGLAVRGLYGEGSEAIGNIFQISNQITLGLSEEEIIDNLRSVVLQIIEYEQHARNRLLTESRLRITDRIMRSYGILCYATMMDSKEAFQRISDVRLGVDLGLIDKTTVTQMNELMIMTQSGFLQKTFGVKMGSGERDMYRAQLIRDKLGNVHVED, from the coding sequence ATGCCAAATCTCCGTTTTACCGAGAAGCCTTTGAGTGAGTGGATGAAAGAAGGCGGAGAGCATTCGGATGTTGTAATCAGCAGCAGGGTACGTATTGCACGCAATCTGGTTCATCACCCTTTTCCTATCGTTGCTTCTGCCGAGCAGGCAGAACAAGTACAGGGACAGCTGATTGAAGCGCTGGAAAGTGAATCGGTGCAGAGCATAGGTACTTTTGAGCCGATCATTCTGAGTGAACTGGATGATGTGGATAAGGAAGTGCTGATGGAGAAGCATCTGATCAGTCCGAGCCTTATTAATGAATCCAGAGCGGGAGCGGTGCTGCTGGCCGAGGACGAGTCGGTAAGTATTATGCTAAATGAAGAAGATCATCTGCGGATTCAGTGTCTGTATCCGGGATTTCAGCTTCAGGAGGCTTGGGAGCGCGCATCGGGCATTGACGATGCTTTTGAAAAGGCCGTCAATTATGCGTTCGATGATCACCGCGGCTATATGACCAGCTGTCCTACCAATATGGGAACAGGATTGCGAGCTTCGGTAATGCTTCATCTGCCGGCGCTGGCTATCATGAACCAGGTGGGACGCATACTGTCGGCAGTCTCGCAGGTCGGACTGGCGGTACGGGGCCTGTATGGCGAAGGCAGCGAGGCGATCGGTAATATCTTTCAAATTTCCAACCAGATTACACTGGGACTGTCTGAGGAAGAAATTATCGATAATCTGCGTAGCGTGGTGCTGCAGATTATTGAATATGAGCAGCATGCCCGCAATCGTCTGCTAACCGAATCCCGTCTGCGGATCACAGATCGGATTATGCGTTCTTACGGAATCCTGTGTTATGCCACCATGATGGATTCCAAAGAAGCTTTTCAGCGTATCTCCGATGTCCGCCTTGGTGTGGATCTCGGACTGATCGACAAGACGACGGTTACGCAGATGAACGAGTTAATGATTATGACACAATCGGGTTTCCTTCAGAAAACCTTCGGTGTTAAAATGGGATCAGGAGAACGCGATATGTACCGGGCGCAGCTGATCCGCGATAAATTGGGTAATGTACACGTAGAAGACTAA
- a CDS encoding metallophosphoesterase family protein, with protein sequence MLEIIHIEKEPVEVLQYSTAAPGSQGVEYKQLPVYKGTLKGLPATIDAIIITSDLQGVTSEGLPDLEKETSEYLANKHKDSPVKDTPDCLESCRLLGEELAAHLELLLQIEWPGIQKEKTLTLLCGDLYADPLKRGASGSPISVWEAFRKTFGYTAAVSGNHDIFEDDDMEFLNISPHAVWMLQPQLLDMANLRIAGLGGITGRPDKPNRIAIPEFLKQMARLLKKKTDIILMHQGPDDPVNHRPGDPAVRLELEKHDPILLCCGHVGWQTKDDQEHYARLSNGTQILNTDGKVFIFTSE encoded by the coding sequence ATGCTTGAAATTATACATATCGAAAAAGAACCGGTGGAAGTGCTTCAGTATAGTACGGCAGCTCCAGGCAGTCAGGGTGTAGAGTATAAGCAGCTGCCTGTATACAAAGGTACACTAAAAGGCCTTCCTGCTACGATAGATGCCATTATTATCACCTCGGATTTGCAGGGAGTGACCTCAGAGGGTTTGCCGGATCTGGAAAAGGAAACTTCAGAATATTTAGCAAATAAACATAAGGATTCGCCGGTAAAGGATACACCCGATTGCTTGGAATCCTGTCGCTTGCTGGGCGAAGAACTGGCAGCACATCTGGAACTGCTGCTGCAGATCGAATGGCCGGGTATTCAAAAAGAAAAGACACTGACGTTATTATGTGGTGATCTATATGCGGATCCGCTGAAAAGAGGTGCCAGTGGCAGCCCCATATCAGTCTGGGAAGCTTTTCGGAAAACATTTGGATATACGGCTGCCGTATCAGGTAATCACGATATTTTTGAGGATGATGATATGGAATTCTTGAATATTTCTCCACATGCAGTCTGGATGTTACAGCCACAGCTGCTGGATATGGCCAATCTCCGTATTGCCGGATTAGGCGGAATCACGGGCAGACCGGATAAACCCAATCGAATAGCGATACCCGAATTTCTAAAGCAAATGGCTCGTCTGCTAAAGAAAAAAACGGATATTATACTTATGCATCAGGGACCGGATGACCCTGTGAATCATCGACCCGGAGATCCGGCAGTACGACTGGAATTGGAAAAGCACGATCCGATCTTGCTCTGCTGCGGTCATGTAGGCTGGCAAACCAAAGACGATCAGGAGCATTATGCAAGACTGTCAAATGGAACCCAGATACTGAATACCGACGGCAAAGTATTTATCTTCACTTCCGAATAA
- the clpC gene encoding ATP-dependent protease ATP-binding subunit ClpC: protein MMFGRFTERAQKVLALAQEEAVRLGHNNIGTEHILLGLIREGEGIAAKALIGLGLGLEKIQDEVESLIGRGQEQPTNIAYTPRAKKVIELSMDEARKLGHTYVGTEHILLGLIREGEGVAARVLNNLGISLNKARQQVLQLLGSNEAVSSHHGTPANVSTPTLDSLARDLTAIAKDSNLDPVIGRSKEIERVIQVLSRRTKNNPVLIGEPGVGKTAIAEGLAQKIINNEIPETLRDKRVMTLDMGSVVAGTKYRGEFEDRLKKIMDEIRQAGNIVLFIDELHTLIGAGGAEGAIDASNILKPALARGELQCIGATTLDEYRKYIEKDAALERRFQPITVDQPSPDEAVQILMGLRDRYEAHHRVKITDEAIEQAVKLSDRYITDRFLPDKAIDLIDEAGSKVRLNSYTVPPNLKQLESRLEDIRKEKDAAVQSQEFEKAAALRDTEQKIREELDTTKNQWKEKQGRTDSEVTPEDIADIVANWTGIPVTKLKEEETDRLLNMESLLHERVIGQDEAVVAVSRAIRRARAGLKDPKRPMGSFIFLGPTGVGKTELARALAESMFGDENAIIRIDMSEYMEKHSTSRLVGAPPGYVGYEEGGQLTEKVRRKPYSVVLLDEIEKAHPEVFNILLQVLEDGRLTDSKGRVVDFRNTLIILTSNVGADAIRRNSTLGFTAAVDSGAEYNNMKGKVTDELKRHFRPEFLNRIDDVIVFHSLEEKHIAEIVTLMSEELRKRLREYAVDFTLTASAKAFLAKEGFDPAYGARPLRRAIQKHIEDRLSEELLTGSVTKGDTLLIDEKDGALTVEKVDPATQADSVSANEANL, encoded by the coding sequence ATGATGTTTGGTAGATTTACGGAGCGAGCTCAAAAAGTTCTGGCTTTGGCTCAGGAAGAAGCAGTTCGTCTCGGTCACAACAACATCGGTACAGAGCATATTTTGCTTGGATTGATTCGTGAAGGTGAAGGCATCGCAGCCAAAGCGCTGATCGGTCTGGGTCTTGGACTTGAGAAAATTCAGGATGAAGTGGAATCCCTGATTGGCAGAGGTCAGGAACAGCCTACAAATATTGCATATACTCCGCGTGCCAAAAAAGTGATTGAGCTGTCCATGGATGAAGCGCGCAAGCTTGGTCATACTTATGTAGGTACAGAGCACATTCTGCTCGGTCTGATCCGTGAAGGTGAAGGCGTAGCAGCCAGAGTGCTGAATAACCTGGGCATCAGCCTGAACAAGGCACGTCAGCAGGTACTGCAGCTGCTCGGCAGCAACGAAGCAGTATCCAGTCACCATGGTACTCCGGCTAACGTGAGTACGCCTACATTGGACAGTCTGGCACGCGATCTGACGGCTATTGCCAAAGATAGCAACCTGGACCCTGTAATCGGTCGTAGCAAAGAGATCGAACGTGTTATTCAGGTACTGAGCCGCCGTACCAAAAACAATCCGGTACTGATTGGTGAACCGGGTGTTGGTAAAACAGCGATTGCTGAAGGTCTGGCCCAGAAAATCATCAATAATGAAATTCCCGAGACACTCCGTGACAAGCGTGTAATGACGCTGGATATGGGTTCTGTCGTAGCCGGAACCAAATATCGCGGTGAGTTCGAGGATCGTCTAAAAAAAATCATGGACGAGATTCGCCAGGCAGGTAACATTGTACTGTTCATTGATGAGCTGCATACGTTGATTGGTGCGGGTGGAGCAGAAGGCGCGATTGATGCTTCCAATATCCTTAAACCGGCTCTGGCACGTGGTGAGCTGCAATGTATCGGTGCAACTACACTGGACGAGTATCGTAAATATATCGAAAAAGATGCGGCTCTGGAACGTCGTTTCCAACCGATCACCGTTGATCAGCCATCTCCGGATGAAGCGGTTCAGATCCTGATGGGTCTGCGTGATCGTTATGAAGCCCATCACCGCGTGAAAATTACAGATGAAGCGATCGAACAGGCTGTTAAATTGTCTGACCGTTATATTACTGATCGCTTCCTGCCAGACAAAGCGATTGACCTGATTGATGAAGCGGGTTCCAAAGTAAGGCTGAACTCTTACACGGTACCGCCTAATCTGAAGCAGCTCGAAAGCCGTCTGGAAGATATCCGCAAGGAAAAAGACGCGGCTGTACAAAGTCAGGAATTCGAAAAAGCAGCTGCTCTGCGTGATACCGAGCAAAAAATCCGTGAAGAGCTCGATACGACCAAGAACCAATGGAAAGAAAAACAGGGTCGTACCGATTCCGAAGTTACTCCGGAAGATATCGCAGATATCGTAGCCAACTGGACAGGTATCCCGGTAACCAAGCTCAAAGAAGAAGAAACGGATCGCTTGCTCAATATGGAAAGCCTGCTGCATGAGCGCGTTATCGGTCAGGATGAAGCTGTCGTTGCTGTCAGCCGTGCCATTCGCCGTGCCCGTGCCGGTCTGAAAGATCCGAAGCGTCCAATGGGCTCCTTTATCTTCCTCGGTCCTACCGGTGTTGGTAAAACCGAGCTGGCACGTGCATTGGCCGAGTCCATGTTTGGCGACGAAAATGCCATTATCCGGATCGATATGTCCGAGTATATGGAGAAACATTCGACGTCCCGTCTGGTCGGAGCGCCTCCAGGATATGTGGGTTATGAAGAAGGCGGTCAGCTGACCGAAAAAGTTCGCCGTAAACCATATTCGGTTGTCTTGCTGGATGAGATCGAGAAAGCTCACCCGGAAGTATTCAACATCCTGCTGCAGGTACTGGAAGATGGTCGTCTGACCGATTCCAAAGGTCGTGTAGTCGATTTCCGGAATACGCTGATCATCCTGACGTCCAACGTTGGTGCCGATGCGATCCGCCGAAACAGTACGCTGGGCTTTACAGCAGCTGTAGATTCGGGTGCAGAGTACAACAACATGAAGGGCAAAGTGACAGACGAGCTGAAACGTCACTTCCGTCCAGAGTTCCTGAACCGTATTGACGATGTGATCGTATTCCACTCGCTGGAAGAAAAACACATCGCCGAGATCGTAACCCTGATGTCCGAGGAACTGCGCAAGCGTCTGCGTGAGTACGCGGTAGACTTTACCCTTACTGCCAGCGCCAAAGCTTTCCTGGCCAAAGAAGGATTCGATCCTGCGTACGGTGCGCGTCCACTTCGTCGTGCGATCCAGAAACATATCGAGGATCGTCTGTCCGAAGAACTACTGACAGGTAGCGTCACCAAAGGGGATACCCTGTTGATCGACGAAAAAGACGGTGCGCTGACTGTAGAGAAGGTTGATCCTGCTACGCAGGCGGATAGCGTCTCTGCCAACGAAGCCAATCTGTAA
- a CDS encoding UvrB/UvrC motif-containing protein, translating to MVCQECQKRPATLHFTKIVNGEKTEFHICEHCAREKGELIPGTSGGFSIHNLLSGLMDFDSSNKGQMAGPPVQELQCPECGMTYTQFRKLGRFGCSSCYKTFDDKLDPLLKRVHGSTAHTGKLPGRAGVQIKIRQQMHELKQQLQQSIADEEFEQAAELRDQIRGLEKQISQES from the coding sequence ATGGTCTGTCAGGAATGTCAAAAGAGACCGGCTACTCTTCATTTTACCAAAATCGTAAATGGGGAAAAAACGGAATTTCATATTTGTGAACACTGTGCCCGCGAAAAAGGGGAACTGATTCCGGGAACATCCGGCGGTTTTTCGATTCATAATCTGCTGTCGGGATTGATGGACTTTGATTCCAGCAACAAGGGTCAGATGGCCGGACCGCCTGTGCAGGAATTACAATGTCCGGAATGCGGAATGACCTATACCCAATTTCGCAAGCTGGGACGGTTTGGCTGCAGTTCCTGCTACAAGACATTTGATGACAAGCTGGACCCGCTGCTCAAAAGGGTTCACGGCAGTACAGCGCATACCGGCAAGCTGCCGGGACGTGCCGGTGTCCAGATCAAGATCAGACAGCAAATGCATGAATTGAAGCAGCAGCTTCAGCAGAGTATCGCTGATGAGGAATTTGAACAGGCTGCAGAACTGAGAGATCAGATCCGCGGGCTGGAGAAGCAGATTTCACAGGAGTCGTAA